In Gossypium arboreum isolate Shixiya-1 chromosome 3, ASM2569848v2, whole genome shotgun sequence, the sequence AGAACAACACACTAATCATGAACAATCTTTCACCCAACATAAAAATCACTATCAACTAATCATGGGAAAACATTGCTAGACTAATGGTTTGTCACGGGCAGGATTCAAACTAACACAGCCAAAGTCCCGATACTCAGGCACCTAAACTAGATATCTTTGCATATAAAAACATACCTGTAGATATTGCCCAAGTGTAAGAATGTCAACATCTATAGCCCTCAGATCAGCTAGGGCTTCCTTTAACTCATCATCAGTTTCACCAAGGCCAAGCATTATTGAAGACTTTGTTATCATTCCTTCTTTGCTCACCTTTGCATGTCTTAGAACTGACAAACTCTGCTCATACCTGCAATGTTAAACAAAGTAAACTCTTAACTAGCTCGTACAAGCATACCAGTTTTTTATCCTCGATAAATTATTGAACGAATGTACTTACCCGGCCCGTGGATCCCTGACAATTCTTTGGAGCCGTTTCACTGTTTCAATGTTATGAGCAAAGACATCTAATCCTGAGTGTACCAGAGTGTCCACAGCTTTCAAATCACCTCGAAAATCAGAAGTTAAACATTCAACCATGATGTCTGGCTTGAGGTTCTGCACGTAATCATATAAAATCCAGCATTTACATTCCAATCTCTTCCTCGAAAATACACAATAAAAAACAAAGAGCAAAAGCAGCTGAAAGCTACAGTGAGTTAGATATACAACCTTCATAGCTTGGACAGTCTTAGCAAAATGTCCACTCCCACCATCAGGTAAGTCATCACGATCCACGCTAGTCAAAACAATATAATCCACACTGCAGATACAACAGCACAGAATCATAAATTATAATATAACTATTCAGATATGAATAATCAGTGGCCTACAGGATGTAGGCCTAGGAAATGCAGCGGCCAACGGATGTTTGTCGCCATTGATAAACAATGAATAGGTGTATCAATGTGTGGCATGAAATATGAATATCAAGCATAATCATTGTTAAACAATAGAAGCTAAACAAGGCAAGTAATAaaagaaagcaaaaaaaaaactttttttaaaGCTTACCCCCAACTGGCAATGGCCTGAGCTGTATTTTCAGGCTCCATGGGGTCAGGCGGTGGCGGGTTCCTACTGGTTTTAACCGCACAAAACCGACAACCTCGGGTGCAAGTGTCCCCAAGCACCATTATCGTTGCAGTCGCAATGCCATCCCCACCTCCATTCCAACACTGTCCAGTAAAATTGATTACTTTTAACAGTTAAAAACAGGGGTCTAATTATGGTTTCAGTCCATCAACTATGttaatactttaatttggtctttTATAATGTAGTAATTCCACATCATAATTAATTGGATTTTGAGTATGATCGAATACGATAGAAAAATTTTCACGTCTACCATTGGCAGCAACTAATGGTGTTATAAATTAGCTCTCAAATGTCAGCTTAAAAATACTTCCTAATCAATCGCAAAAgtataaaaaaagggaaaattaccTCTCCAATGTTGGGGCACTGAGCTTCCTCACAAACAGTATTGAGTTTCAAACGCGAGAGAGATTGTTTAACCTCGTCAAACCTCTGCCCTTGCGGAGCCTTCTGCCTCAGCCACTCCGGCTTCTTCACGTTAGGGTCTCTGCCCGTAAAAGGACCCATACCACCCGGGTATGACCCGTTTTTGGTATCCGAATCCATCAGCTTCCTAGCTGCCGATAACGATGAGGATTGCGGTCTTTTGACATCAATATTCGACGCTGAATCTAAAGATTCGCATCGGATTTTGAGTTGTGAAAATGAGGAGGGTTTACGAGCTCTTGGAATGGGGATTGAAGCTGAGATTGAAGGTTTTGACATTGATAccgacattttttttattttcagattTTCAACAACAATATGGGAAATTGAAAATGTTGGGAAGCTAAGCGGATGTTAAATAAGTATGAAACACTGTATACATAAAGAGGATTCAATTCAGGGGCTTGCTTTGTTTTGTCCGCCCTACGCTAAAACATAAGCCAACTTGTTTTGTTTTGCTTGCGTGGGTTCGGTTCTGTTAAAGTTTGGTAGTTGGATAGTTGTAACTGAAATATCTAAAACTTAATAACAAAAACAAATGCACTTACTCCAATTACACCATAAAAAACTTTGATTTAGCTATTATCGAGTCAATTTTTGAAGTATTTTTTGTCCGGAAGTGATAGATCTCTCAAAGGTTCGATAGTTCCAGTTTCGTCGAGAGCTCAACTGCTCGAGTGCTTGAAGAGTTACTTGGGGCTTGAATTCACAAAACATAATCGCATCATCTAGAAAGACCATGCGTAGTGTCTGATTGCCCACCAACGAAATGGTAATCATTTGTCATTGGCAGGGTTTGAATCCAAACCCTTAAATAGCATCAATGGCATCTATGCTGCCTTGTCCCATTGATAGGGTGGCTGTAAATGTCCCCGCTCTCTTAACCCCGCCTTAAGCACTCAAAACTCTCGTGAAAGTCAAAACAAAACCTCAACTTGACCTAAAATAATACCATCCTGCTGAATGGTTGATCAACTCCAGAAGAACAATTCGAAGGTTTCTCTAAaaagaaaattataatattttttataactcTACGTTTAATAAATCTCAAATTCTAATTTCAACATACAAAACTATCACAACAATTACACAATAACTGAACAGTGTACAAATTGAGCTTTACCATATAAGGGACCAACTCATCAAAATTTTGAACTtcaaataatcccagaaaaaacCATTGCTCATTAACATTTATTGAGGGTGTAAGTTTCTGGGTGGATATCAAACCCTGGGTATTCCTCAAAA encodes:
- the LOC108474575 gene encoding lipoyl synthase 1, chloroplastic yields the protein MSVSMSKPSISASIPIPRARKPSSFSQLKIRCESLDSASNIDVKRPQSSSLSAARKLMDSDTKNGSYPGGMGPFTGRDPNVKKPEWLRQKAPQGQRFDEVKQSLSRLKLNTVCEEAQCPNIGECWNGGGDGIATATIMVLGDTCTRGCRFCAVKTSRNPPPPDPMEPENTAQAIASWGVDYIVLTSVDRDDLPDGGSGHFAKTVQAMKNLKPDIMVECLTSDFRGDLKAVDTLVHSGLDVFAHNIETVKRLQRIVRDPRAGYEQSLSVLRHAKVSKEGMITKSSIMLGLGETDDELKEALADLRAIDVDILTLGQYLQPTPLHLTVKEYVTPEKFAFWKEYGESIGFRYVASGPLVRSSYRAGELFVKSMVKERTNNTTASTN